A single Oncorhynchus mykiss isolate Arlee chromosome 22, USDA_OmykA_1.1, whole genome shotgun sequence DNA region contains:
- the tmem177 gene encoding transmembrane protein 177, producing the protein MASPFLKYAVMVQKYRTPLLIAGCSGVFAAQMFYHLFPENTYRKLYQAWNKGEPASLSEKLESLFKQVLKDSDVGAPDGYSAFASFGFHPVGAGVPWLPSGAQIGIPANFNSTLDDPAGITNRSILINGEKVEWDSVIGTALKDALVFSPEAQKFAVAREVARLEVGGPVLNAAVAPFCLAGVMVYSVTLKQIFRLHVGPVIFRGVVNVVALGLGAVSYFLTSDAVSQWLDYKSDRRAAGLSKIYAKGGVEFYNKILSRNKTLRSLMGQKGEEMYAPSGNLFPAHLLRLKHAPYTSRRDGIVGLLKEEKA; encoded by the coding sequence ATGGCGTCTCCATTTCTGAAGTATGCCGTGATGGTACAGAAGTACCGGACGCCGCTGCTCATTGCTGGGTGCAGTGGGGTGTTTGCGGCCCAAATGTTCTACCACTTATTCCCAGAGAATACTTATAGGAAGCTGTATCAGGCCTGGAACAAAGGAGAACCAGCCAGCCTTTCTGAGAAGCTGGAGAGCCTCTTCAAACAGGTGCTGAAGGATTCTGATGTGGGCGCCCCTGATGGTTATAGTGCCTTCGCGTCGTTTGGCTTCCACCCTGTTGGGGCTGGCGTACCCTGGCTTCCCTCCGGTGCCCAGATTGGCATCCCTGCCAACTTCAACAGCACATTGGACGACCCTGCTGGCATCACAAACCGCAGCATACTCATCAATGGCGAGAAGGTGGAGTGGGACAGTGTCATCGGCACGGCCCTGAAGGATGCTCTAGTGTTCTCCCCAGAGGCTCAGAAGTTTGCCGTGGCGAGGGAAGTAGCTCGTCTTGAGGTGGGCGGGCCTGTGCTGAATGCGGCTGTAGCTCCATTCTGCTTGGCCGGAGTGATGGTCTACTCGGTGACCCTGAAGCAGATCTTCAGGCTCCACGTTGGGCCTGTGATCTTCAGGGGCGTAGTGAATGTTGTGGCGCTCGGCCTGGGCGCTGTCTCTTACTTCCTGACTTCCGACGCTGTCAGCCAATGGCTGGACTACAAATCAGACCGCCGTGCTGCAGGCCTGTCCAAGATCTATGCCAAGGGAGGGGTGGAGTTCTACAACAAGATCCTCTCCCGGAACAAGACGCTACGTTCGCTGATGGGCCAGAAGGGGGAGGAGATGTACGCGCCCAGTGGCAACCTGTTCCCTGCTCACCTGCTAAGACTGAAGCACGCTCCCTACACCTCCAGGAGGGATGGCATTGTGGGCCTACTCAAGGAAGAGAAGGCCTAA